The genomic segment ATAGTATAATGCTTAAAAAAGTTTTACAAGTAGGTATTCCTTATGGTATTGAAAATGGATTGTTTCAAGTAGGAAAGGTTTTTGTTTTAAGTTTGATTTCAACTTTTAGAACTGTTTCAATAGCTGCAAATTCTGTAGGTCATGCAATCGCAGTATTTTCAGTTCTACCTGGGTTTGTAATCAATTTGGAATAACTACTGTAATTTCAAAATGTGTAGGTGCTAATGATATAATCAGGCTAAATATTATAATAAAAAATGTTTATTGATAGTTGTTATTGCTAATTGTATAGTTAATTTGGTTATTTTTGCAATATTGCCTTTAATTTTAAGAGTTTATAATTTATCTGCTCAAACAACAGATTTGATATTACAAATGGTTATCTGGCATGAAATTTTTGCTATTATCATATGGCCTCTTGCATTTACACTACCTGCTACATTTAGGGGTGCTGGAGATTCAAAATCTGTAATGTACATTAGTTTAATTGTAATGTTTTTTTGTAGAATTGTTCTTTCATATGCACTTGCTTACTGGATGGGAATAGGTGTATTTGGAACATGGATTGCGATGTTTATCGACTGGTATGCAAGAGCAGCAATTTTTATTTGCAGATATTTTTCAGGTAAATGGATGGAATATAGGGTGATTTAGCGAAATTTTAATTAGAAAAAACTTAGTATTTTAAATAAGAAATTATTATTTATAGGTGATTAGATGGTATTATTTAGAGGAGATATCAAATGTAAAAGCTTACAAAGACGTACATCAATTAGTGTAATACTGCCTGCAGACAATATTCATTTTTTAAATGATTCTGAGGATATTGTGCCTAAACCATATAAGACACTCTATTTGCTTCATGGACTGTATGGTAGTGATGATATATTCCTTGCTAATACTTCTATTCAAAAATTCGCAGAAGATCATGGAATAGCTATTGTAATTCCATGTGGTGAAAATAGCTTTTATGTAGATAATAAAAATGCTCATGCTTATTATGGAGAATATGTTGGCCAGGAGCTATTGGATATTACAAGAAACATTTTTCCACTTTCAACTAAAAGAGAAGACACCTATATTGCAGGTTTTTCAATGGGTGGATATGGAGCTATTAGAAATGGTCTTAAATACTCTAAAAACTTCTCAAAAATTGGAATGATTTCAGCAGCACTAATTACTGATGATATTGTTCACTATGCAGATGACAGCAATGTCTTAAAATCAAAATCATTTTATGAATCATGCTTTGGTGATTTGGATAAAGTTAAAAATTCTGATATGGATCCAAAATACCTGATTGAAAATACAGATAATATTCCAGATATTTTCATGGCATGTGGCAGTGATGATTTCTTATTTGATAAAAACGTTGGATTTTGCGAATTTTTAAAATCAAAAGATATTGATGTAGAATTCATACAATCTCCAGGTGAACATACCTGGGAGTTTTGTGACAAACATGTTAAAGAATTTATAAAAACATTAAATTTAAAATAATCTGATTTTTATAGAATTTTCAGATTAAAATAAAATTTTTATATATCATAAGGAACTAATGTATAATATAAGTTTTATTTATGGAGAGGATTTTTCTGACAAAGTATATTATTATAACTGGTGGGGTAGTTAGTTCCATAGGTAAGGGTATTACCTCTGCATCTATGGGTAGAATTTTAAGATCATATGGTTTAAACGTTTCAGCTATTAAAATAGACCCATATTTAAACTGGGATTCTGGAACACTCAATCCATACCAACACGGTGAAGTATTTGTAACTAGTGACGGAATGGAAACTGATTTAGACCTTGGTCACTACGAAAGGTTCTTAGACGTCGAGCTTAAAGGATTAGCTAATATTACTACTGGTAAAGTTTATGAATCTGTTATTGCTAAAGAAAGAGAAGGCGGATACTTAGGAGAATGTGTCCAAGTTATTCCACACATTACTAATCGTATTAAGGAAATGATTAGAGAAAACTCTGAAAGTGCTGATTATGACGTTGTTTTAGTCGAACTTGGTGGTACTGTCGGAGATATTGAAAGTCAACCTTTCCTCGAAGCATTAAGACAACTCAGAAACGAGGAAGGTCGCGATAATGTTATGTTTGTCCATGTTACATTTATTCCCTACCTAGATGCAGCTGGAGAATTCAAAACAAAACCTACTCAACACTCTACTAAGGAATTAAGAAGTGTTGGTATTAATCCTGATGTTATAGTATGCAGATCTCAAGAACCAATTGATGATGGTTTAAGAGGAAAAATCGCTCATTTCTGTGATGTGGACTTTGAAGCAGTTGTTAACACTCCTGATGCTAGTACCATTTATGAAGTTCCTTTAGTTTTAGATGAACACAATATTGGTGATTTAATTGTTAAAAGAATTGGTTTGGATGTAAAAGCAGACTCTTCTAAATTAAATGAATGGAGAGAAGTTGTAAAATCATTAAAAACCAAAGAACCAGTTGTAAACATTGGTATTGTAGGTAAATATGTAGAACTTGAAGATTCCTACATCAGTATCAGAGAATCATTACTTCATGCAGCTGCAAGCATTGGTGTTAAAGCTAAAATCAAATACTTCAGTTCGGATGTTGAAAAATTAGATATTGATGCAATGTCTGAATTAGATGGTATCTTAATCCCTGGAGGATTCGGAGAACGTGGTTTTGAAGGTAAATTAGATGCTATTGATTATGCAATTGAAAACAATGTGCCTTTGTTCGGAATCTGTCTTGGTATGCAATCTATGGTGACTCAATTTGCAAGAAGAAATGGTTATCCTGGTGCAAACAGTTCAGAATTTGATGATAATTTAGAATTCCCGGTTATTGATATGATGGAAGAGCAAAAGAAAATCAAAAACATGGGAGGAACAATGCGTTTAGGATCCTATGATTGTAAAATCATTGAAGGTACCAAAACCTATGATGCATATGGTGAAATTGATATCAAAGAACGTCACAGACACAGATATGAATTCAACAATGATTATAGGGATGATTTACAAGAAAAAGGTTTGATTATTTCTGGAACAAGTCCTGATGATTTCTTGGTAGAAATTGTAGAATTACCAAATCATCCATGGGCTGTTGGTTGTCAATTCCATCCTGAATTTAAATCAAGACCTAATAGGCCTCATCCATTATTCAAAGCATTTTTAGAAGCTATTTATGAGTATTCTAAAAATTAGCTTTTTCTTTTTTTCTTTTATTTTATATTTTAATATCAATTTTACGAGTTTATTTTCTATCTAATTAATATTATTTGAGGTTAAATAATATTATCATGATTGTTAATGCCATTTTTTTAATTCAAATTATTATTACAGTTTTATTTTCCATTTTGGCAGCATTTTATGATATAAAGAGTAATATTGTTCCTGATAAATTAAATTATACTTTGATATTTTTTGGATTAATTTCAAATTTGATTTTATCAATTATTTCAAATAATATTAAATACATTTTAGCTTCATTTATTTCAATGTTTCTTACATATGTTATAACATATATGCTATGGAAATTAAAAATGTGGGGTGGTGGTGATGTAAAATTATTCACTGCTATTGCTACAGTAATACCATCTGGTCTTAATATTAACTTTTTGAATATTTTTCCACAGTTATCAGTATATCCGTTCTCGTTTAGTGTAATTGTCAATAGTATTCTGGTGTCATTTCCATTTCTGGTAATTTTTGTTACACATTTAATATTCAGAAATAAAATATTTGGGGATAATATTGATTTTCTTGTCAATGTTTTCAATATTGAAAGTTTGAAATATATAAAAAATTCAACTTTGAATAAACTGATTTCTGTTAATGATTTAAAAGAAGGAATGATAGTCAATGATTATTATTTCAACAATGAGTATATCATTAAACTTTTAAGTGCTGAAAATGGTAATTTGGAGATTTATAAATCAAATCGTGATGATTTTAGATACTACTTTAAATCTCAGAGTGCCGGAGGATTAACTGCAGGGGAAGTTTGGCAGCTTAAGATTATGAATTCTCAGAATATAATTTCAGACAACATTTCTATCAAAATGGCTTTTCCATTTGCTCCGGCGATACTATTAGGATTGTTAATTACAGTATTTTATGGTGATTTAATGATGATATTTATAAAGAATATATTTCTGGTGATTTGATGATTGGGGATAATCATGGTCAGATTTCTTTGGAATATTTATTGATTTTCACTGTTTCATTGATTATTCTACTAATTTTTACATTGTCTCTTGCTGAAAACTCAATTAAAGATACATTGGATGTTTCTGATTCTTTGGATGTAAAATCAGATTTATCAAAAATAGCTAATGCAATCAAACAGGTCTATGGTGAAGGTCAGGGATCAAAACAAACCATTAAACTTAACTGCAAAAACAAAATTAAGGTAAATATTCAGGATAACTGTATTTCAACTAGTTTCAAACTTAATGATAATTCAAAAAAAGAGGTAAAAGAATATGCATTATCAAATATTAAAAAAACATCCATAACATTAAATAATGGTGAAAATGTAATAATTGTGGAATGGCCCATAAATTCCGAAAACATGCTGATTTACAGGGTATAATTTTTATTATACAAAATTATTTTAACTATTTTATTTAAATATAGTATTAAATAATTGAATAGGTGAATTTATGAATATAATAACTACAATTATTTACCTCGTTTTGTTTATAATAATGATGGTATTTGTTTTTTCAATTGGAATGTTAAAACAGTACATGCCTAAAAAAGAGGTAATATTAGTAATTCTTGTAGCTTTTTTAATTGGTTCAATTGGTGGCGCATTTTTCCTTGATCCGATTTATGATGAGTTGCCAAATGTTGTGAGTGTAATTGAAAAGAGTATGCCAAATAATGAGGAAACATTATATTTGGATTTGTCTTCTTCAATAAATATTGATGAATTAAAAGATAAATTATCTTCAATGAATGGATTCAAGTCATTTGATGAAAATTCGGTTACTATACCGTTGTGGACATTCAATGAGCGAGAACATGATTACTTTGAAGGAATTGTTGGGAATATTGATTCACATTATGGAAATTATAATGTTACTAAATCTGAGATCCAAATATCTCTTAAAGATAACTACACTTCAACTCAAGCTTTAAAATCTTTCTCTGATTGGTATAAATTAGTTTATGGAGATACAATATCTTATGCACAGGTTCATGCAGTTTTAGTTGTGGATTCATCTTCTCTAGATTCATTTGAACAGGTTTTACTTGAAAAAGGTATTGTTGCTTCAAAAATAGATGGTCCGGTTCAAGATAATGTAAACACTACTAACTCTTCAATGTTGTCCAATACAGAATTTACATTAGTCTGTGGTGGTATTGGAGTAGTTGTAGCGATTATGGGTATTTATATTGACTCTGTTGTTCCTGCATATAGGAAATTTAGAAAATTCTTAAGAGAAAAACGTAGACGGTAATTTCATGAAAGTTGCAGTTTTATTTTCTGGTGGAAAAGACAGTACAATGGCATTATATAATGCTATTGAAGCGAAAGAAGATGTTAAATATCTTCTTTCCATGAAATCTAGAAATGATGAATCATATATGTTCCATGTTCCTAATATTCATATAACTGATTTGCTTTCAGAAGCCTTTGATATTCCGATAATGTCTGTTGAAACTGAGGGGATTAAAGAAGAAGAACTTAAAGATTTAAAGAATGCATTTGAAGATCTCAAAAATTTAGGTGTTGAAGCTATATATACAGGTGCACTTTACTCCCAATATCAAAAGTCAAGAATTGAAAAGTTGTGTGATGAAGTTGGTCTTGTTGCAGTTTCACCTTACTGGCATGTTGATGAATTGGAATACATGAGAAAAATAGTGTCTTTAGGTTTTAAAATCATAATCTGTGGAGTTGCAGCTTGGGGATTGGATGAGTCATGGCTTGGAAAAGTCATTGATGATGAAGCTATTGATGAATTAATAAAGATTCATGAAAAATACTATATTGATCTGGCTTTTGAAGGCGGTGAAGCCGAAACCTTAGCAATTGATGGTCCTATTTTTAAAAAAAGAATTAAAATCTTAAAAGATAAAAAAGAATGGTATCATGATAGTGGTGTTTATATTATCGAAGATGCAGTTTTAGAGGAAAAATGAG from the Methanobrevibacter sp. genome contains:
- a CDS encoding alpha/beta hydrolase-fold protein, whose translation is MVLFRGDIKCKSLQRRTSISVILPADNIHFLNDSEDIVPKPYKTLYLLHGLYGSDDIFLANTSIQKFAEDHGIAIVIPCGENSFYVDNKNAHAYYGEYVGQELLDITRNIFPLSTKREDTYIAGFSMGGYGAIRNGLKYSKNFSKIGMISAALITDDIVHYADDSNVLKSKSFYESCFGDLDKVKNSDMDPKYLIENTDNIPDIFMACGSDDFLFDKNVGFCEFLKSKDIDVEFIQSPGEHTWEFCDKHVKEFIKTLNLK
- a CDS encoding CTP synthase; translated protein: MERIFLTKYIIITGGVVSSIGKGITSASMGRILRSYGLNVSAIKIDPYLNWDSGTLNPYQHGEVFVTSDGMETDLDLGHYERFLDVELKGLANITTGKVYESVIAKEREGGYLGECVQVIPHITNRIKEMIRENSESADYDVVLVELGGTVGDIESQPFLEALRQLRNEEGRDNVMFVHVTFIPYLDAAGEFKTKPTQHSTKELRSVGINPDVIVCRSQEPIDDGLRGKIAHFCDVDFEAVVNTPDASTIYEVPLVLDEHNIGDLIVKRIGLDVKADSSKLNEWREVVKSLKTKEPVVNIGIVGKYVELEDSYISIRESLLHAAASIGVKAKIKYFSSDVEKLDIDAMSELDGILIPGGFGERGFEGKLDAIDYAIENNVPLFGICLGMQSMVTQFARRNGYPGANSSEFDDNLEFPVIDMMEEQKKIKNMGGTMRLGSYDCKIIEGTKTYDAYGEIDIKERHRHRYEFNNDYRDDLQEKGLIISGTSPDDFLVEIVELPNHPWAVGCQFHPEFKSRPNRPHPLFKAFLEAIYEYSKN
- a CDS encoding A24 family peptidase, which codes for MAAFYDIKSNIVPDKLNYTLIFFGLISNLILSIISNNIKYILASFISMFLTYVITYMLWKLKMWGGGDVKLFTAIATVIPSGLNINFLNIFPQLSVYPFSFSVIVNSILVSFPFLVIFVTHLIFRNKIFGDNIDFLVNVFNIESLKYIKNSTLNKLISVNDLKEGMIVNDYYFNNEYIIKLLSAENGNLEIYKSNRDDFRYYFKSQSAGGLTAGEVWQLKIMNSQNIISDNISIKMAFPFAPAILLGLLITVFYGDLMMIFIKNIFLVI
- a CDS encoding class III signal peptide-containing protein, which codes for MIGDNHGQISLEYLLIFTVSLIILLIFTLSLAENSIKDTLDVSDSLDVKSDLSKIANAIKQVYGEGQGSKQTIKLNCKNKIKVNIQDNCISTSFKLNDNSKKEVKEYALSNIKKTSITLNNGENVIIVEWPINSENMLIYRV
- a CDS encoding TIGR00289 family protein, encoding MKVAVLFSGGKDSTMALYNAIEAKEDVKYLLSMKSRNDESYMFHVPNIHITDLLSEAFDIPIMSVETEGIKEEELKDLKNAFEDLKNLGVEAIYTGALYSQYQKSRIEKLCDEVGLVAVSPYWHVDELEYMRKIVSLGFKIIICGVAAWGLDESWLGKVIDDEAIDELIKIHEKYYIDLAFEGGEAETLAIDGPIFKKRIKILKDKKEWYHDSGVYIIEDAVLEEK